From a region of the Sporosarcina ureilytica genome:
- a CDS encoding PLDc N-terminal domain-containing protein has protein sequence MTELASIPWNLIWPLIALQFILVVIALIDISRHKRTNGPVGMWVLIIIFINLIGPILYFVFGRRNG, from the coding sequence ATGACTGAACTTGCTAGTATTCCGTGGAATTTAATCTGGCCACTTATTGCACTTCAATTCATTCTAGTAGTTATTGCACTCATTGATATTAGCCGTCATAAAAGAACGAACGGACCCGTTGGAATGTGGGTGCTTATCATTATTTTTATCAACTTAATCGGCCCAATTCTTTATTTCGTTTTTGGAAGGAGGAATGGATAA
- a CDS encoding EamA family transporter, with protein MNQWIYPLMIIFAASCYGILSTIIKLAIRDGFTASEAVTAQYFTGFILSLIIFTIVRRKSPKFGGGATLILAGLFTATTGTVYGQAVTYMPASIAVVMLFQFTWIGMLFDCIARKRLPKRIEVISLVLLFAGTIFAAGVIGADISGIPWQGWAWGLASAVSFASFVMVNSKQVEGMDTETRLLFTSLFAVIAITFFQSPEIVWNGTLFGENLWIYGLILGLFGIVIPIYLFSIAVPKVGAATSSILSAMELPVAVTVSVILLRENLTFLQVIGILVILFGMTLPTVEQRRNARKEKFMDVHE; from the coding sequence ATGAACCAATGGATTTATCCGTTAATGATTATTTTTGCGGCAAGTTGTTACGGTATTTTATCAACAATTATAAAACTTGCCATTCGAGATGGATTTACTGCTTCTGAAGCGGTCACAGCACAGTACTTTACTGGCTTTATTCTATCACTTATCATTTTTACTATTGTTCGTCGCAAATCGCCTAAATTTGGCGGTGGCGCCACACTTATATTAGCAGGACTTTTCACGGCTACTACAGGAACGGTTTATGGACAAGCCGTCACATATATGCCTGCATCTATTGCAGTTGTCATGCTCTTCCAATTCACTTGGATTGGCATGTTGTTTGACTGTATTGCGAGAAAACGATTACCGAAGCGCATTGAAGTAATTTCGCTTGTTTTATTGTTTGCCGGGACGATTTTTGCTGCTGGCGTTATTGGCGCGGATATTAGCGGAATTCCATGGCAAGGTTGGGCATGGGGATTGGCTTCAGCAGTCAGTTTTGCTTCTTTTGTAATGGTGAACTCCAAACAAGTTGAAGGAATGGACACGGAAACACGTCTGTTGTTTACGTCACTTTTTGCTGTCATTGCCATTACGTTCTTTCAATCTCCAGAAATTGTTTGGAATGGAACGTTATTTGGTGAAAACTTATGGATTTATGGTCTTATCCTTGGTTTATTTGGCATTGTGATTCCAATTTATTTATTTTCAATTGCAGTTCCAAAAGTCGGTGCAGCAACTTCATCCATTTTAAGTGCGATGGAATTACCTGTAGCGGTCACTGTTTCAGTCATTTTATTACGTGAAAACCTAACGTTTTTACAAGTTATTGGCATTCTCGTCATACTTTTCGGGATGACTTTGCCAACCGTGGAACAAAGGCGCAATGCTAGAAAAGAAAAGTTCATGGATGTTCATGAATAA
- a CDS encoding NADPH-dependent FMN reductase → MKVVALIGSLREDSYNRQLIETIEKRYHTMFNLEIAPIGKLPFYNEDEEMYPPKEVEQFKKMIEGADAVFISTPEFNWSISGVLKNALDWLSRVDKPIAKKPVLLMGVSQGGLGTIRAQLHARQILTSVGAVMMPAAGNEMLIGGAGQKFENGELTHEVTLQFIDEVMERFMEFVKTEQDQ, encoded by the coding sequence ATGAAAGTTGTAGCCCTTATTGGGAGTTTGCGGGAGGATTCTTACAATCGACAATTAATTGAAACGATTGAAAAGCGGTATCATACGATGTTTAATCTTGAAATTGCACCGATTGGAAAGCTTCCTTTTTACAATGAAGACGAAGAAATGTATCCGCCAAAGGAAGTTGAGCAATTTAAGAAAATGATTGAAGGCGCCGATGCTGTCTTTATTAGCACGCCTGAGTTTAATTGGTCAATATCAGGTGTGTTAAAAAATGCATTGGATTGGCTATCACGAGTAGATAAACCGATTGCGAAAAAACCGGTTCTTTTAATGGGCGTCTCGCAAGGAGGCTTGGGAACAATTAGAGCACAATTGCACGCAAGACAAATATTAACGAGTGTTGGTGCAGTAATGATGCCCGCTGCCGGTAATGAAATGCTCATTGGTGGTGCTGGACAAAAGTTTGAAAACGGGGAACTTACACACGAAGTTACTTTGCAGTTTATTGACGAAGTGATGGAACGTTTTATGGAATTTGTTAAAACCGAACAAGATCAATAA